One genomic window of Anaeromicrobium sediminis includes the following:
- a CDS encoding M16 family metallopeptidase, whose protein sequence is MYRKFKLSNGTRIIMEKIPHVKSISLGIWVNVGSVDETAENNGITHFIEHMLFKGTKNRSAKDIAAAIDDIGGQINAFTGKECTCYYAKVLDSHINIAVDVLSDMVFNSSLDEKDIEKEKNVVLEEISMYEDSPEENAHDLLFKTIYQEDSLGYPILGTRDIISNLTRDKLIEYMEKFYVPENMVISVAGNFDEKYLIDMLEEKIVGTGKKENIHLIKSKNKANFNKEIGVKYKDIEQLHLCIGLESFSMGSENVYPLLVMNTIFGGSMSSRLFQNIREDKGLAYSVFSYPTSYRNSGIFTIYAGINPKQLERVCSSIKEEINLIKNKGLRKEELLKAKEQLKGNYILGLEGTSSRMMGIGKSELLLNRVYTQKEVLDKIDNIEMDHIKKVIDKIFSKDNMSVSLVGNIDNEINIKQYLY, encoded by the coding sequence ATGTACAGAAAGTTTAAATTAAGTAACGGTACGAGAATTATTATGGAAAAAATTCCTCATGTAAAGTCCATTTCCTTAGGTATATGGGTTAATGTGGGATCTGTAGATGAGACAGCAGAAAATAATGGTATTACCCACTTTATAGAACATATGCTTTTTAAAGGAACTAAAAATAGGAGTGCGAAGGATATAGCAGCTGCTATTGATGACATAGGAGGTCAAATAAATGCCTTTACAGGAAAAGAGTGCACATGTTATTATGCTAAAGTATTAGATTCCCACATTAATATAGCAGTGGACGTTCTTTCCGATATGGTATTTAATTCGTCATTAGATGAAAAGGACATTGAAAAGGAAAAAAATGTTGTATTAGAAGAAATTAGTATGTATGAAGATTCTCCAGAGGAGAATGCCCATGATTTACTATTTAAAACCATATATCAGGAAGATTCTTTAGGTTATCCCATATTAGGAACAAGAGATATTATATCAAATTTAACAAGAGATAAACTAATAGAATATATGGAAAAATTTTATGTTCCAGAGAATATGGTTATTTCTGTAGCAGGAAACTTTGATGAAAAATATTTAATAGATATGTTAGAGGAAAAAATAGTTGGTACAGGGAAAAAAGAAAATATCCATTTAATAAAGAGTAAAAACAAAGCTAATTTTAATAAGGAAATTGGAGTTAAGTACAAGGACATAGAACAATTGCACTTATGTATAGGTCTTGAGAGTTTCTCTATGGGAAGTGAAAATGTATATCCCTTATTAGTTATGAATACCATATTTGGTGGCAGTATGAGCTCTAGATTATTTCAAAATATAAGAGAAGATAAGGGGTTAGCATATTCAGTTTTTTCTTATCCAACATCTTATAGAAATTCTGGAATATTTACCATATATGCAGGAATAAATCCAAAGCAACTAGAACGAGTATGTTCAAGTATAAAAGAAGAAATCAATCTAATAAAAAATAAGGGATTAAGAAAAGAAGAATTATTAAAAGCTAAGGAACAGTTAAAGGGAAACTATATATTGGGATTAGAAGGTACAAGTAGTAGAATGATGGGAATTGGGAAAAGTGAGCTTTTATTAAATAGAGTTTATACTCAAAAGGAAGTTTTAGATAAAATTGATAATATAGAGATGGATCACATTAAAAAAGTAATCGATAAAATATTTTCAAAAGATAATATGTCCGTGTCTTTAGTTGGAAATATAGATAATGAGATTAATATTAAACAATATTTATATTAA